AATATCAACAGTTTTACCACGGAATTCTCTACTTCCTCTCCAGAATCGTACAGATCCCCAATCCTCCACCCCCACAGATGGTCAGGAGGCCATAGCGGGCCTCTTGTCTGATCATTTCATGGATGAGCGTTGTGAGGCGGATGGAACCCGTTGCCCCGATAGGATGTCCCAAGGAAATTCCGGATCCATTCACATTTACCTTTTTATCCAAATCCTTTTCGTCGATACCCATCAATTTGGCATCTGCCAGGGCCTGCGCGGCAAAGGCCTCCTGAATCTCGATGAGATCGATCTGATTCATGTTTAAAGAGGCCTTCTTAAGCGCCCTGTTTACCGCCGCCGGCACGGCTGGATACGTCAGGGTAGGATCGGCTGCGGCAACAGCGAATGACCTGACATGGGCCAACGGTTCCTGGCCACGTTCTCTGGCCTTTTCAGGAGTTGTCAACACCAGGGCCGCCGCACCGTCATTTTCACTGGAAGAGTTACCTGCCGTGCAAATCCCATCTTCGTAAACCGTTTTGAGTCCCGCCAGCTTCTCCAGGGTGGTGTCACGGCGTGGGGTTTCGTCTGTATCCAAAAGGACCTGTTCCTTTTTCTGTCTCACCTCCACAGGCACAATTTCCGCCTTGAATTTTCCCGAATCAATGGCAGCGATCGCGCGCTGGTGAGAGCGGAACGCCCATTTGTCCGCCTCTTCCCGGCTGATCCCCTCGTTCTTTGCCGCGGTCTCGGCCCAGGTCATCATCGAATTCAACTCCCCGAATCTTTTTATGGGCTGGTGCATCGGCCTGCCCCGCTGGATCCTGTCATAAAATGGGAGTCCCCAGAGCGCCAGGCTGCCGTGCTGTCGAGGGAAAAACCCCCACTTCGGGTCCACCCTGCCGCCAACCCCCCATTTGAGGAACTCACCGGGGATGTAGAATTCGGCCCGGCTCATGCTTTCGACCCCACCGGCAACGATCCACGCTGCATCTCCTTCCTTGATCTGCAGGTTTGCAGACCAGATGGATTGCAACCCCGAACAACACCGCCTGTCTATGGTAAAACCGGGGATTTCAACGGGCCACCCGGCCTCAAGAAGGGCCAGCCGTGCGGCATTGGGGCATTCCCCGTTTGGAAACGATTGCCCCAGAATCACCTCATCCACTTCCTCCGGCTTGATATGTGCCCTCTTGATGGCTTCAGCAAGGACAATTGCGCCAAGCTTTTCCACAGGGACATCTCGCAGCATGCCGCAATATGCGCCGATGGGCGTCCGAACGGCACTGACGATCACTACCTCTTGCATGGTCTCCTCCTCCATTCATTGGGTGAAGATTATAAGCTGACGACGACCGATCGCACTCCCCAAGGGGATTGAGGCGTTCCATATCCCCATGATCCTGGCGCGCTTTTCCCCGGGGAAGAGGGCGGAGATCATGGCCGTCCCTCCAGGGGCATAGCCTGCCTCGCCGACCCCGATAACGGTCCTCGCCACAAAGAGCTGAACATAATTGCGGGTAAAGGCGCAGGCGGCTGTGGCAAGGCTCCAGAGCAAAGCCATCAGTCCGATACTCTTTTTTCGGCTCCATCTGTCGATGAATATGGAAACAGGAAATGTCAGGACCACAATCGACCACGACACACCGGAGATCAACATGCCGCACTCGGTATCGGTCAATCCCCAATCGGCCTTAATGAAAGGGAAGAGGGAGACCACCACCATCCTGTCAAGCCAGTCAAACATGTAGAGGAGGAAGAGGAGGGCAAAGATATAATGGGAGTACCCCTTTGAAATCAGATACCCGTCATCGGATCCGTTGTCGATCATGGGCCATCCCCCCTTACGCAGATACGGGCCGCTGTTTCAAAATCGGCTCCTTCCGATGGAATCTCCGTTCAGACAGATCCCCTTTTCAGGCTCAGCGAAAACCCCTCTTTTTGGACGCGGATATGGGAAATATCCTGCTGCTTCGTCAACTCGTGGACGAGGGCCATGACCGGTTTATCTCCTCGGGGATAATCCTTTTTTATAGGACCGGCGGAGATGGTCGCCTCCACATGCTCTTCCGGAAACAGAACCCGGAGCAGGAGTTCATCATCTGATATCCCCGGTCGCCCGATCTCTTTTCTCAGCTCCTGGATTGACGGCTGGGGCTGTTCCCAGTTCAGAAGTCCCTTCGCCTCGGGAAGTCCTGACATCTTATCCAGGACATTCGGATCAACTGGCGCAGGCGTCTTGCCGTAATGTCCCAACACATACCGGATGCCTTCCTCTGTCGCCACTTTGTAACGTTCCCCCAGGAGGACATTCAATACCGCCTGTGTGCCTACCAGCTGCGAAAATGGCGTGATCATGACCGGATAGCCCCACTCCTCCCGTATCACGCTGACCTCTTCCAGGACCTCTTCCAATCGGTGGGCCATGCCTCTCTCGGAAAGCATGAATTCAAGGTTGGAAATCATGCCGCCGGGCACCTGATGGATGTACTGGAAGGCATCGTACTCGACAGGGGCCCCCATGGGCTTGCCTTCCCTTCTGGCCACATATCTGAAATGCTCGGATATCTTCCTGACCCGACCCATGTCCACCTTGGGTGAAAAACCCAGCCTTTCAAGGTTCATGGCCATGTTTTCTATGGATGGGTGGGATGGGCCGTTCGCCAGAGGCGAGACACACGTGTCAATGATCCCAACGCCCAGTTTTACAGAATCAAGGCAGCATAGGGGAGCAAGTCCGGTGGTGCAGTGAGAATGCATTTCAAGCGGCAGATCTCCGATCTCTCCCTTGATCATCGGCACCAGAGTCTTGACACGCTCCGGGGTCAGAAGACCGATTGAATCCTTGATCATTACATAATCCGGATTCAATGTCCTCATCATTTCAGCTGTTTTTTTGGCGTAGAATTCGTCTGTGTGGACAGGACTGAGGGAATACACCAACGGGACCACCACTTGAATCCCCACCGCCTTTGCTATGGGCACCGATTTCGAGAGATTGTTCCAGTCGTGTAAGGCATCAAATATCATCAGGTGCCTGATCCCGTTGGCGCCACACCGCTCTATCCAGAGCTTAATCACGGAATCGGGTACAATATTGAAACTGGTGAGGGACCTGCTTCGAATCAAGGCGCGTAAGGGGGTATTGGGCAATGCCTCCGAAACCAGCCGGATTCGCTCCCATGGGTCTTCACGTAGATAACGAAGGCAGGCGTCGAAATGGACGGTTCCCATCAGCTCCGCAGCCATGAATCCGGCTTCGTCCAATAAAGGTGCAATGGGGAGCATGTGGGCGGTTCTCATCCGTGTTGCCCATAGACTCTGGTGACCATCTCTCAATGTGGTATCAACGAAACGGATTTCCTCCATTTTTTTCATACTCCTTAACCAAACGGTTTTCTATCCAATTGGTGCTGACGTTCCCGTTCAGATAGTCGGTGTGCCTCATGATAAACTGATGGAAAGGGATGGTCGTATCAATGCCCGAAACAACAAAATTGGCAAGGGCGTATTGCATCAAACCAATGGCCTCACGACGGTCGGTTCCTCGGGTGATGAGCTTCGCAAGAAGCGAATCATAATATGGCGGAACAAAATAGCCTGGATAACAGTGGGAATCAACGCGTACGTCTTTTCCTGTTGGGGCCTTCCATTCCCTAATGTAACCGGGGCAGGGTGAAAACCCCGCACCCGGCGACTCCGCGTTGATGCGGCACTCGATGGCGTGCCCGGTCAATCGGACCTCATCTTGTGAAACGCTGAAGGACTCCCCGGCAGCCACCCTGAATTGCTCCTTGACCAGGTCTATACCGCTGATCATCTCGGTCACCGGGTGTTCCACCTGAATACGGGTATTCATCTCAAGAAAATAGAACCGGCCGTGATCCTGATCCAACATGAATTCGACGGTTCCGGCGTTTTCGTATCCGATCTGTTTGCCGATCCTGACGGCTGCTTCACAGATTTCTCTTCTGAGTTCAGGAGACACGGCAGGGGACGGCGCCTCTTCGACCATCTTCTGATACCTGCGTTGAAGCGAGCAATCCCTTTCAAACAGATGAATGATATTGCCGAAACGATCCCCGATGATCTGAACCTCTATATGCCGGGCGTTTGCGATATAATGCTCCACATATATCCTATCGTCCCCAAAGGCGCTCAGTGCCTCGCCAGAAGCCTCGTCAAAGACGCTCCTCAGATCCTCGGCGCGTGCAACGATCTTCATCCCCTTTCCACCGCCGCCCGCGGCGGCCTTTAATAAAACAGGAAATCCAACCCGTCTTGCTGTCTCTGCCGCCTCTTCATGATGGTGTACAAGCTCCGATCCTGGAATGATTGAAACCCCAGCCCCACCTGCCAGTTTTCGTGCGTAGAGTTTATCTCCCATCCTCCTGAGATCATCCGCCTTCGGCCCCACAAAGATCAGACCGTGCGTGACGCATGCCTCGGCGAGTTGAGGCTGTTCCGCAAGGAAACCGTATCCGGGATGGATGGCATCCGAACCCGTGCCCAGGGCAGCGGCGATAATGGTATCCACCTTCAGGTAACTTTCCATGGGGGATGGAGGGCCGATGCATACCGCTCTGTCGGCCAGTCTTGCCGGAAGACTGTTTTTGTCAGCCTCAGAAACGGTGACGACCGACTCCAGACCCAGTTCCCGGCATGCGCGAAGGATTCGAACAGCGATTTCCCCCCTGTTGGCCACCAGAACACGGGAGATACCCTTCATGTGGCGATTTCCTCCTCCGCTGTCTCTACCGCCTCATCCACCTCTTCCACCAGAAAAAGCGTCTGCTGATATTCTACCATTTGTCCGTTTTCTGCGCAGATCTTGGCAATGCGTCCCCGAACGTTTGCCTTGACCGTATTAAAGAGTTTCATGACCTCGATAATGCACACCGAATCATCCGCGGATACCCATCGACCCACTTCCACAAATGGCGGCGCACCCGGTTTGGGCGCTCGATAGAAAGTCCCAAGCATGGGTGATCGTATGGGGATGTAACCCTCCTCCTGGTTCCCCTCGATCACCTCTATTTCATGCCTATCTTTTTCCGGGACAGAGGCCAACTTCCCAGGTTTCCTCTGTTTTACATCCATGGGTGCAGATTGCCGCTCTTGGTCGACTTCAGGATGAGTGACTATTTCTCCAGACTGAGAAGGCCTTTGGTTAATTTCGCTGCCCCCGTGCTTTTTTAATACCAGCTTGAAGTTCCCCATCTCCAGGCATAGTTCATCAAAACTCGATTCCTCAACAATTTTCAAAATCTGAACCACTTCATCTTGACTGATCGTATCCATTAACAACCTCCATTCGCACGATTTTGAAGAAGGGAACTCGTCACGACTATTTAACTGCTCAGGCTGAAAGAGCGCATCGGCCGCACAGCTACCTGGTGAGCATCGAATTTCCTTATTGATCCTGTCCGATTTTCAAATAATATTTTCTTCCTTCAACTCTTCCAGTTCCTCATCGGAAATTCCTAAAAGTCCCTTGTACACCTCCTCATTGTGCTCACCACAGTAAGGTGCCGGCCGTTCAAACCCGGCTTCCGAATCGGTAAACTTAATAGGAAAACCTGCGACTTTTAGGCCCGTATTTCCGCTGACCGGATGGATGACATCTTGAATCATATTTCTGTGATTGAGTTGAGGGGATTCCAGGACTTCCTCATATTCTAATACGGCATCACATGGAACTTTGTACTCTCTCAACCGTTTCAGTGCTTCCTGCCTGGTGAGATTCTCCAGCCACTGGTTCACTATATGTTCCACATCATCTGAGTATTTAAATCGTCCTTCTTGATTTTTGAATCGATCATCACCTTCAAGGTCCTCCCGTCCGGTGGCCTTCAGAAATGCATTCCACTGTGTATTGTTGGCAACACATATGATGAGATGCCCGTCTTTTGCTTTGTATGAATTCCACGGCGCCAATCTGGGGTTCCGATTCCCGGTCCTGACCGGCATTCCCAGAGACATATTATAATCCAAGGCTTCGTCGGTAACCACTGAGAAACAAGCGGCCTGCATCGCTATATCTATTTTGTCTCCTTGACCGGTTTTTTCTCTTGAATAAAGCGCCGCCAGGATACCCACCACACTATACAGAGAAGGGATCATATCCCCGATCCACGCCCCACACCTTGTGGGGGGCCCGTCCGGGTATCCTGTAATTCCCATAATGCCGCTTGTTGCCTGAATGGTAAGATCAAATGCGGTCCGATCCCTGAAAGGGCCGTCCTGACCATAACCTGAGATGGAACAATAGATAATTCCGGGGTTGATCTTCTTTAAATCCGGATAATCAAGTCCCATTCGTTCCATAACACCCGGGCTGAAGTTTTCTATAACGATATCACTCATGTTGACCAGGCGCCTGAATAGCTCTTTCCCCCTTTCATCCTTTAAGTTCAAAAAGATACTCCTTTTCCCCCGGTTTCTTTTAAGATAGAGGATAGACATATCCGTATTATTTTTCATTTCAAAGCTGACACCGTTGGGACCGGCAAAAGGCGGATTCCATCGGCATGGATCCCCGATTTTAGGCCTCTCAACTTTGATAACATCGGCACCCAATGCGGCAAGATTAAGTGTCGCATAGGGCCCGGACAGGTAAGCGGTTAAATCGAGGACTTTAACCCCTTCCAGGTGTTTTTTCATGTTTCGCCTCCATTCTGACGCTCATGCAAACAATTTTCGCTTATATGGATCCTT
This Deltaproteobacteria bacterium DNA region includes the following protein-coding sequences:
- a CDS encoding pyruvate carboxylase subunit B: MEEIRFVDTTLRDGHQSLWATRMRTAHMLPIAPLLDEAGFMAAELMGTVHFDACLRYLREDPWERIRLVSEALPNTPLRALIRSRSLTSFNIVPDSVIKLWIERCGANGIRHLMIFDALHDWNNLSKSVPIAKAVGIQVVVPLVYSLSPVHTDEFYAKKTAEMMRTLNPDYVMIKDSIGLLTPERVKTLVPMIKGEIGDLPLEMHSHCTTGLAPLCCLDSVKLGVGIIDTCVSPLANGPSHPSIENMAMNLERLGFSPKVDMGRVRKISEHFRYVARREGKPMGAPVEYDAFQYIHQVPGGMISNLEFMLSERGMAHRLEEVLEEVSVIREEWGYPVMITPFSQLVGTQAVLNVLLGERYKVATEEGIRYVLGHYGKTPAPVDPNVLDKMSGLPEAKGLLNWEQPQPSIQELRKEIGRPGISDDELLLRVLFPEEHVEATISAGPIKKDYPRGDKPVMALVHELTKQQDISHIRVQKEGFSLSLKRGSV
- the accC gene encoding acetyl-CoA carboxylase biotin carboxylase subunit, yielding MKGISRVLVANRGEIAVRILRACRELGLESVVTVSEADKNSLPARLADRAVCIGPPSPMESYLKVDTIIAAALGTGSDAIHPGYGFLAEQPQLAEACVTHGLIFVGPKADDLRRMGDKLYARKLAGGAGVSIIPGSELVHHHEEAAETARRVGFPVLLKAAAGGGGKGMKIVARAEDLRSVFDEASGEALSAFGDDRIYVEHYIANARHIEVQIIGDRFGNIIHLFERDCSLQRRYQKMVEEAPSPAVSPELRREICEAAVRIGKQIGYENAGTVEFMLDQDHGRFYFLEMNTRIQVEHPVTEMISGIDLVKEQFRVAAGESFSVSQDEVRLTGHAIECRINAESPGAGFSPCPGYIREWKAPTGKDVRVDSHCYPGYFVPPYYDSLLAKLITRGTDRREAIGLMQYALANFVVSGIDTTIPFHQFIMRHTDYLNGNVSTNWIENRLVKEYEKNGGNPFR
- a CDS encoding thiolase family protein; protein product: MQEVVIVSAVRTPIGAYCGMLRDVPVEKLGAIVLAEAIKRAHIKPEEVDEVILGQSFPNGECPNAARLALLEAGWPVEIPGFTIDRRCCSGLQSIWSANLQIKEGDAAWIVAGGVESMSRAEFYIPGEFLKWGVGGRVDPKWGFFPRQHGSLALWGLPFYDRIQRGRPMHQPIKRFGELNSMMTWAETAAKNEGISREEADKWAFRSHQRAIAAIDSGKFKAEIVPVEVRQKKEQVLLDTDETPRRDTTLEKLAGLKTVYEDGICTAGNSSSENDGAAALVLTTPEKARERGQEPLAHVRSFAVAAADPTLTYPAVPAAVNRALKKASLNMNQIDLIEIQEAFAAQALADAKLMGIDEKDLDKKVNVNGSGISLGHPIGATGSIRLTTLIHEMIRQEARYGLLTICGGGGLGICTILERK
- a CDS encoding MFS transporter; its protein translation is MIDNGSDDGYLISKGYSHYIFALLFLLYMFDWLDRMVVVSLFPFIKADWGLTDTECGMLISGVSWSIVVLTFPVSIFIDRWSRKKSIGLMALLWSLATAACAFTRNYVQLFVARTVIGVGEAGYAPGGTAMISALFPGEKRARIMGIWNASIPLGSAIGRRQLIIFTQ
- a CDS encoding CoA transferase — encoded protein: MKKHLEGVKVLDLTAYLSGPYATLNLAALGADVIKVERPKIGDPCRWNPPFAGPNGVSFEMKNNTDMSILYLKRNRGKRSIFLNLKDERGKELFRRLVNMSDIVIENFSPGVMERMGLDYPDLKKINPGIIYCSISGYGQDGPFRDRTAFDLTIQATSGIMGITGYPDGPPTRCGAWIGDMIPSLYSVVGILAALYSREKTGQGDKIDIAMQAACFSVVTDEALDYNMSLGMPVRTGNRNPRLAPWNSYKAKDGHLIICVANNTQWNAFLKATGREDLEGDDRFKNQEGRFKYSDDVEHIVNQWLENLTRQEALKRLREYKVPCDAVLEYEEVLESPQLNHRNMIQDVIHPVSGNTGLKVAGFPIKFTDSEAGFERPAPYCGEHNEEVYKGLLGISDEELEELKEENII
- a CDS encoding acetyl-CoA carboxylase biotin carboxyl carrier protein; its protein translation is MGNFKLVLKKHGGSEINQRPSQSGEIVTHPEVDQERQSAPMDVKQRKPGKLASVPEKDRHEIEVIEGNQEEGYIPIRSPMLGTFYRAPKPGAPPFVEVGRWVSADDSVCIIEVMKLFNTVKANVRGRIAKICAENGQMVEYQQTLFLVEEVDEAVETAEEEIAT